The proteins below come from a single Molothrus ater isolate BHLD 08-10-18 breed brown headed cowbird chromosome 3, BPBGC_Mater_1.1, whole genome shotgun sequence genomic window:
- the FHL5 gene encoding four and a half LIM domains protein 5 — translation MTSSHTDCHFCLQSLRGRKYALRDENAYCVPCYDSLYANPCEECKQPIECSSKDLAYKGRHWHERCFRCAKCSRSLVEKPFAAKDEVLLCTECYSDEYSSKCFHCQKTIMPGSRKMEFKGSSWHESCFVCQYCQQPLGTKPLITKDNENYCVPCFEKQFAHHCYACKKVITSGGVAYHDQPWHKECFVCAVCNTQLSGQRFISKDEYPYCVDCFSKFHAKKCAACKKPIAALGGAKYISFEERQWHRECFTCVKCSVSLVGQEFLTRQDDILCHKCGSAS, via the exons ATGACCAGCAGCCACACAGACTGCCATTTCTGCCTGCAGTCTCTCCGTGGCAGGAAATATGCACTAAGAGATGAGAATGCTTACTGTGTCCCGTGTTATGACAGCCTGTATGCCAACCCCTGCGAAGAGTGCAAGCAACCCATTGAGTGCAGCTCCAAG GATCTGGCCTACAAAGGCCGCCACTGGCATGAGAGGTGCTTCAGGTGTGCCAAGTGCAGTCGCTCACTCGTGGAGAAACCATTTGCTGCCAAGGACGAGGTCTTGCTGTGTACTGAGTGCTACTCTGATGAGTATTCATCCAAGTGTTTTCACTGCCAGAAGACCATTATGCCTG gttcACGTAAAATGGAATTTAAGGGAAGTTCCTGGCATGAATCCTGTTTTGTTTGCCAGTATTGTCAGCAACCATTGGGAACAAAACCATTAATCACCAAAGACAATGAGAATTACTGTGTGCCCTGTTTTGAGAAGCAATTTGCTCATCATTGCTATGCTTGCAAAAAG GTTATAACTTCTGGAGGAGTGGCCTACCACGACCAGCCTTGGCATAAAGAATGctttgtgtgtgctgtgtgtaaCACTCAGCTGTCTGGACAAAGATTCATTTCCAAAGATGAGTACCCATACTGTGTAGACTGTTTCAGCAAATTTCATGCCAAGAAGTGTGCTGCTTGCAAGAAACCTATTGCAG CTCTTGGAGGTGCCAAATACATCTCATTTGAGGAGCGccagtggcacagggaatgctTTACCTGCGTGAAATGCTCTGTCTCCCTGGTGGGCCAGGAATTCCTCACTCGGCAGGATGACATCCTCTGCCACAAATGTGGCTCTGCTTCATAG